The following are encoded together in the Sphaerodactylus townsendi isolate TG3544 linkage group LG12, MPM_Stown_v2.3, whole genome shotgun sequence genome:
- the CAMSAP1 gene encoding calmodulin-regulated spectrin-associated protein 1 isoform X1 encodes MADVDVCAGGESIRRKMDSLTDSPAEIIPLELYDSSRAKIAANLQWICAKAYGIDNIPEELKDPFYVDQYEQEHIKPPVIKLLLSSELYCRVCSLILKGDQVAALQGHQSVIQALSRKGIYVMESDDTPVSESDLSSAPIKMSPHMAMVDALMMAYTVEMISIEKVVASVKRFSTFSASKELPYDLEDAMIFWINKVNLKMREITEKEIKLKQHVLESPGHQKSPSKWYWKLVPVRYRRDHPSSRQLPFFPILEDLMKDCSDGAALLAVIHYYCPEQMKLDEICLKEVTSIADSIYNIQLLREFSNEYLNKCFYLTLEDMLYAPLVLKSNVMVFIAELFWWFENVKPDFVQPRDLQEVKDAKTMLQQKSSRPPVPISNATKRSFMGSPAASGSADTQPPLQLALETCSSGKGSPAFSPSHPLLPLRQKQQKSLQGEDSSGQRNRSNSLTRVDGQPRESVLAWPDKKPRPLSQPTPFALHHATSSDADPSSGDSISLARSISKDSLASNVINITPKQQSHSVLVKSSGKSLLNNVEIEDEDEELIAVIRPNATPSHGSLELQSVPARSSGLVTSAWAQKSQNEASESKPESFFLEPLMPAVLRPAKEKQITNKEDECGEGKTRGFVAKRLNEGHTSLVRKKTNSNHADHNLNRTFSVASSSELTTVAGSGAADPSVQLEIGTGPFRPQASSSLEPQSREQPFGGFFLHAAKADESVVSSANVGYVKSPSSHITDTSWTMVRQDSDSDILDMEEAEQDLAVDDHPIIAKYIGEEESAKLQEDMKVKEHEDKDDASGRSSPCLSTISQVSSVSMTSGSARMTNFAERKLQRLNSYETKSSTSSSQKTTPDGSECCPAPLTTWKQKREQSPTRQSKDNVNLLASELVQLHMQLEEKRRAIETQKKKMETLSARQRLKLGKAAFLHVVKKGKSPDASPSLKPEHFAKEYSRHNGEGLEGSNSLNSKSAVFFVKEDGTEDVLDDLHELPKVKVQETVAFVEQNNPKEPTMHEIEKSKMISTALLEENIEVADINECDLSIEKLNETISTLQQAILKISQQQELLMKAPVIPSSRGSAQDQKIKAPIHFVEPLSPTGMGSLRKPPRLGQGRTPRSGRPSELKVAKDRQQTMTRIKTPTPSVDTLPHLRQFPSASSPKTPTEAALENNVNPGSTPQEKLVFDSYRLGDESSHRGQFVLSTCKDTNILSETMKDVNSNIEDFNLSFDGSGKENAPAEEPSRSKTSLIEVDLSELKAPDEDVESQDSSTDLINEIDQKSGVGFFFKDEQKAEDELAKKRAAFLLKQQRKAEETRLRKLQLEVEVEQKRDETRRKAEEDRIRKEEEKARRELIKQEYLRRKQQQILEEQGLGKPKSKPKKARPKSVHREESYSDSGTKCSSTPDNLSSAQSGSSLSLASAATTEPESVHSGGTPSQRVESMESLPILSRNASRNMERDWENTSTASSIASVAEYTGPKLFKEPSSKSNKPIIHNAISHCCLAGKVNEPHKNSILEELEKCDANHYIILFRDAGCQFRALYCYYPDTEEIYKLTGTGPKSITKKMIDKLYKYSSDRKQFNLIPAKTMSVSVDALTIHNHLWQPKRPAVPKKTQNRK; translated from the exons ATAATATCCCGGAGGAGCTGAAGGACCCGTTCTATGTAGACCAGTATGAGCAAGAACATATTAAACCACCTGTCATCAAGCTGTTACTGTCCAGTGAGCTGTACTGCCGTGTCTGCAGCCTCATTTTGaaaggagatcaggtggctgctCTGCAGGGACACCAGTCGGTCATCCAGGCTCTGTCTCGAAAAGGGATTTATGTCATGGAGAGCGATGATACACCTGTGTCTGAATCTGATCTCAGCAGCGCACCAATCAAAATG AGTCCTCACATGGCAATGGTTGATGCTCTTATGATGGCCTACACTGTGGAAATGATCAGCATTGAAAAAGTAGTTGCAAGTGTCAAACGTTTTTCTACGTTTAGTGCCTCAAAGGAATTGCCCTATGATCTGGAGGATGCAATGATATTCTGGATTAATAAG GTGAACCTTAAAATGAGAGAAAtaactgaaaaagaaataaaattaaaacagcatgTACTGGAAAGCCCAGGTCACCAAAAG TCTCCTTCCAAATGGTATTGGAAATTAGTACCT gtACGATATCGTCGAGACCACCCTTCAAGCAGGCAGTTACCGTTTTTCCCAATACTTGAAGATCTCATGAAGGACTGCAGTGATGGAGCTGCTTTATTAGCTGTAATACACTATTACTGTCCGGAACAAATGAAGCTAGATG AAATCTGCCTGAAAGAGGTAACCTCAATTGCAGACAGCATCTATAACATCCAGTTGCTTCGGGAGTTCTCAAACGAATACTTAAACAAATGTTTTTACCTCACGTTGGAGGACATGCTATATGCACCTTTAGTTCTAAAG TCCAATGTAATGGTCTTCATTGCTGAATTATTCTGGTGGTTTGAGAATGTCAAGCCTGACTTTGTACAGcccagggacctccaggaagtaAAGGATG CTAAAACCATGTTGCAGCAGAAGAGCAGTCGGCCGCCTGTTCCCATTTCCAATGCAACCAAACGGAGTTTCATGGGTAGCCCAGCCGCTTCCGGCTCAGCTGACACCCAACCTCCACTTCAGCTTGCTTTGGAGACTTGCAGCAG tggAAAAggaagccctgccttcagcccaTCCCATCCATTACTGCCTTTGAGACAGAAACAACAAAAGTCTCTGCAGGGGGAGGACAGCTCAG GTCAACGTAATCGTTCTAATTCATTGACTAGAGTGGATGGGCAGCCGCGGGAGTCGGTTCTCGCTTGGCCAGACAAGAAACCAAG GCCTCTGTCTCAGCCAACGCCATTTGCTCTGCATCATGCCACAAGCAGCGATGCAGACCCTAGTTCTGGCGATAGTATCAGCTTGGCCCGATCGATCAGCAAGGACAGCCTAGCATCAAACGTCATCAACATCACTCCAAAACAGCAGTCTCACTCTGTGCTAGTGAAAAGCAGTGGGAAAAGCTTGCTGAACAATGTTGAGATAGAAGATGAGGATGAAGAACTGATTGCTGTAATCCGACCAAATGCCACTCCAAGCCACGGCAGCCTTGAACTTCAGAGTGTGCCGGctagatcctctggcttggttaCTTCTGCATGGGCTCAGAAATCTCAGAATGAGGCCTCGGAGAGCAAGCCGGAGAGTTTTTTCCTTGAGCCTCTGATGCCTGCTGTACTGCGACcagcaaaggaaaaacaaataacTAACAAGGAGGATgaatgtggggaagggaaaacgcGAGGTTTTGTAGCAAAGAGACTGAACGAGGGACACACATCTTTAGTTCGTAAAAAAACAAATAGCAATCATGCAGATCACAACCTAAACAGGACTTTTAGTGTTGCTTCCAGTTCAGAATTAACAACAGTTGCTGGATCTGGAGCGGCAGATCCGTCAGTACAGTTGGAGATAGGCACAGGTCCCTTTCGGCCCCAGGCGAGCAGTAGTTTAGAGCCTCAGTCTCGAGAGCAGCCCTTTGGCGGATTCTTTCTTCACGCTGCCAAAGCAGACGAGAGTGTGGTGAGCAGTGCCAACGTTGGCTACGTGAAAAGCCCAAGCTCCCACATCACGGACACCTCGTGGACAATGGTGAGGCAAGATTCTGACTCCGACATTCTCGACATGGAGGAAGCAGAGCAAGATTTAGCGGTGGACGACCATCCGATAATTGCCAAGTATATTGGGGAAGAGGAGTCGGCCAAGCTGCAGGAAGACATGAAGGTGAAGGAGCACGAAGATAAAGATGACGCCAGCGGACGATCGAGTCCTTGCCTGAGCACCATTTCTCAGGTTAGCAGCGTGTCCATGACCAGCGGGAGTGCCAGGATGACCAACTTTGCTGAACGGAAGCTTCAGAGGCTGAACAGCTACGAGACAAAATCCAGCACGAGTAGTTCACAGAAGACCACGCCTGATGGGTCGGAATGTTGCCCGGCTCCGTTAACTACGTGGAAGCAGAAGCGGGAGCAGAGCCCGACGAGGCAGAGCAAAGATAACGTCAACCTCTTGGCTTCCGAACTGGTGCAGCTTCACATGCAGCTAGAGGAGAAACGAAGAGCGATCgagacccagaagaagaagatggagacgCTGTCGGCCAGGCAGCGACTAAAGCTGGGGAAGGCAGCGTTTTTGCATGTCGTTAAAAAGGGGAAAAGCCCTGATGCTTCGCCGTCTCTTAAGCCGGAACACTTTGCAAAAGAGTACTCGAGGCACAATGGGGAGGGCCTGGAGGGCAGTAACTCCTTGAACTCGAAATCAGCTGTATTCTTTGTGAAAGAGGACGGGACTGAAGATGTCCTTGATGACTTGCACGAGTTGCCCAAAGTGAAAGTGCAAGAAACCGTTGCTTTCGTTGAGCAGAACAATCCAAAAGAGCCCACCATGCATGAAATAGAGAAGAGCAAAATGATTTCCACTGCGCTCCTGGAAGAGAACATTGAAGTCGCTGACATCAACGAGTGTGACCTTTCGATCGAAAAATTGAACGAGACCATCAGTACCCTGCAACAAGCGATACTGAAGATTTCTCAGCAGCAAGAACTCTTAATGAAAGCACCGGTGATTCCATCGTCGAGAGGCAGCGCACAGGACCAAAAGATAAAAGCTCCCATTCATTTTGTGGAGCCCCTCTCTCCTACAGGAATGGGCAGCCTTCGTAAACCTCCTCGGCTCGGTCAGGGGCGGACTCCCCGTTCTGGGAGACCATCTGAATTGAAGGTTGCGAAGGACAGACAGCAAACTATGACACGGATTAAAACTCCCACTCCCAGTGTTGACACTTTGCCACATTTAAGGCAGTTTCCATCAGCCAGTTCACCGAAGACACCGACCGAAGCAGCCCTTGAAAATAATGTGAATCCAGGAAGCACCCCTCAAGAGAAGCTCGTCTTTGATAGTTACAGACTCGGTGATGAGAGCAGTCACCGGGGCCAGTTTGTTCTGTCTACTTGCAAAGACACCAATATCCTCTCTGAAACTATGAAAGATGTGAATAGCAACATAGAGGACTTTAACCTTTCTTTTGATGGCTCAGGGAAAGAGAACGCCCCAGCCGAGGAACCCTCGAGAAGCAAAACTAGTCTAATTGAAGTAGACTTGTCTGAATTGAAAGCCCCAGATGAAGATGTTGAAAGCCAAGACAGCTCCACAGACTTGATCAATGAAATTGACCAGAAGTCGGGAGTTGGATTTTTCTTTAAG GATGAGCAGAAAGCAGAAGATGAACTGGCAAAAAAACGTGCAGCCTTCCTCTTAAAGCAGCAGCGCAAAGCTGAAGAAACACGACTTCGAAAACTGCAGCTGGAAGTGGAGGTTGAACAAAAGCGAGATGAAACCCG TCGCAAAGCTGAAGAAGATAGAATacggaaggaggaagagaaagcccGAAGGGAGCTCATCAAACAGGAATATCTAAGAAGGAAACAGCAGCAGATCTTGGAAGAGCAGGGCCTTGGGAAGCCCAAATCCAAACCCAAGAAGGCCAGGCCAAAATCTGTCCATCGGGAGGAGTCCTATAGTGACTCAGGAACAAAGTGCTCATCTACTC ctgataATCTAAGCAGTGCTCAGTCTGGTTCCAGCCTCTCTTTGGCATCGGCAGCAACAACTGAGCCTGAAAGTGTCCATTCTGGTGGCACCCCTTCCCAGCG AGTGGAATCAATGGAATCTTTGCCCATATTGAGTCGGAATGCCAGTCGAAACATGGAGAGAGATTGGGAAAACACATCAACAGCATCTTCCATTGCTTCTGTGGCTGAATATACTG GTCCAAAACTGTTTAAAGAACCCAGCAGCAAGTCAAACAAACCGATCATCCACAATGCTATATCCCACTGCTGCCTTGCTGGAAAAGTGAACGAACCTCACAAGAACTCCATATTGGAG GAGCTTGAAAAGTGCGATGCCAACCATTACATCATTTTGTTCCGCGATGCCGGCTGCCAGTTCAGGGCACTTTATTGCTACTATCCTGACACGGAAGAAATCTACAAGCTGACAGGAACAGGGCCAAAGAGCATCACCAAGAAAATGATCGACAAGCTTTATAAATACAGCTCGGACAGAAAGCAGTTTAACCTGATTCCGGCCAAAACCATGTCGGTTAGCGTAGACGCTCTGACGATTCATAACCACTTGTGGCAACCCAAGCGACCTGCAGTGCCAAAGAAGACTCAGAATCGCAAATGA
- the CAMSAP1 gene encoding calmodulin-regulated spectrin-associated protein 1 isoform X2, with product MADVDVCAGGESIRRKMDSLTDSPAEIIPLELYDSSRAKIAANLQWICAKAYGIDNIPEELKDPFYVDQYEQEHIKPPVIKLLLSSELYCRVCSLILKGDQVAALQGHQSVIQALSRKGIYVMESDDTPVSESDLSSAPIKMSPHMAMVDALMMAYTVEMISIEKVVASVKRFSTFSASKELPYDLEDAMIFWINKVNLKMREITEKEIKLKQHVLESPGHQKVRYRRDHPSSRQLPFFPILEDLMKDCSDGAALLAVIHYYCPEQMKLDEICLKEVTSIADSIYNIQLLREFSNEYLNKCFYLTLEDMLYAPLVLKSNVMVFIAELFWWFENVKPDFVQPRDLQEVKDAKTMLQQKSSRPPVPISNATKRSFMGSPAASGSADTQPPLQLALETCSSGKGSPAFSPSHPLLPLRQKQQKSLQGEDSSGQRNRSNSLTRVDGQPRESVLAWPDKKPRPLSQPTPFALHHATSSDADPSSGDSISLARSISKDSLASNVINITPKQQSHSVLVKSSGKSLLNNVEIEDEDEELIAVIRPNATPSHGSLELQSVPARSSGLVTSAWAQKSQNEASESKPESFFLEPLMPAVLRPAKEKQITNKEDECGEGKTRGFVAKRLNEGHTSLVRKKTNSNHADHNLNRTFSVASSSELTTVAGSGAADPSVQLEIGTGPFRPQASSSLEPQSREQPFGGFFLHAAKADESVVSSANVGYVKSPSSHITDTSWTMVRQDSDSDILDMEEAEQDLAVDDHPIIAKYIGEEESAKLQEDMKVKEHEDKDDASGRSSPCLSTISQVSSVSMTSGSARMTNFAERKLQRLNSYETKSSTSSSQKTTPDGSECCPAPLTTWKQKREQSPTRQSKDNVNLLASELVQLHMQLEEKRRAIETQKKKMETLSARQRLKLGKAAFLHVVKKGKSPDASPSLKPEHFAKEYSRHNGEGLEGSNSLNSKSAVFFVKEDGTEDVLDDLHELPKVKVQETVAFVEQNNPKEPTMHEIEKSKMISTALLEENIEVADINECDLSIEKLNETISTLQQAILKISQQQELLMKAPVIPSSRGSAQDQKIKAPIHFVEPLSPTGMGSLRKPPRLGQGRTPRSGRPSELKVAKDRQQTMTRIKTPTPSVDTLPHLRQFPSASSPKTPTEAALENNVNPGSTPQEKLVFDSYRLGDESSHRGQFVLSTCKDTNILSETMKDVNSNIEDFNLSFDGSGKENAPAEEPSRSKTSLIEVDLSELKAPDEDVESQDSSTDLINEIDQKSGVGFFFKDEQKAEDELAKKRAAFLLKQQRKAEETRLRKLQLEVEVEQKRDETRRKAEEDRIRKEEEKARRELIKQEYLRRKQQQILEEQGLGKPKSKPKKARPKSVHREESYSDSGTKCSSTPDNLSSAQSGSSLSLASAATTEPESVHSGGTPSQRVESMESLPILSRNASRNMERDWENTSTASSIASVAEYTGPKLFKEPSSKSNKPIIHNAISHCCLAGKVNEPHKNSILEELEKCDANHYIILFRDAGCQFRALYCYYPDTEEIYKLTGTGPKSITKKMIDKLYKYSSDRKQFNLIPAKTMSVSVDALTIHNHLWQPKRPAVPKKTQNRK from the exons ATAATATCCCGGAGGAGCTGAAGGACCCGTTCTATGTAGACCAGTATGAGCAAGAACATATTAAACCACCTGTCATCAAGCTGTTACTGTCCAGTGAGCTGTACTGCCGTGTCTGCAGCCTCATTTTGaaaggagatcaggtggctgctCTGCAGGGACACCAGTCGGTCATCCAGGCTCTGTCTCGAAAAGGGATTTATGTCATGGAGAGCGATGATACACCTGTGTCTGAATCTGATCTCAGCAGCGCACCAATCAAAATG AGTCCTCACATGGCAATGGTTGATGCTCTTATGATGGCCTACACTGTGGAAATGATCAGCATTGAAAAAGTAGTTGCAAGTGTCAAACGTTTTTCTACGTTTAGTGCCTCAAAGGAATTGCCCTATGATCTGGAGGATGCAATGATATTCTGGATTAATAAG GTGAACCTTAAAATGAGAGAAAtaactgaaaaagaaataaaattaaaacagcatgTACTGGAAAGCCCAGGTCACCAAAAG gtACGATATCGTCGAGACCACCCTTCAAGCAGGCAGTTACCGTTTTTCCCAATACTTGAAGATCTCATGAAGGACTGCAGTGATGGAGCTGCTTTATTAGCTGTAATACACTATTACTGTCCGGAACAAATGAAGCTAGATG AAATCTGCCTGAAAGAGGTAACCTCAATTGCAGACAGCATCTATAACATCCAGTTGCTTCGGGAGTTCTCAAACGAATACTTAAACAAATGTTTTTACCTCACGTTGGAGGACATGCTATATGCACCTTTAGTTCTAAAG TCCAATGTAATGGTCTTCATTGCTGAATTATTCTGGTGGTTTGAGAATGTCAAGCCTGACTTTGTACAGcccagggacctccaggaagtaAAGGATG CTAAAACCATGTTGCAGCAGAAGAGCAGTCGGCCGCCTGTTCCCATTTCCAATGCAACCAAACGGAGTTTCATGGGTAGCCCAGCCGCTTCCGGCTCAGCTGACACCCAACCTCCACTTCAGCTTGCTTTGGAGACTTGCAGCAG tggAAAAggaagccctgccttcagcccaTCCCATCCATTACTGCCTTTGAGACAGAAACAACAAAAGTCTCTGCAGGGGGAGGACAGCTCAG GTCAACGTAATCGTTCTAATTCATTGACTAGAGTGGATGGGCAGCCGCGGGAGTCGGTTCTCGCTTGGCCAGACAAGAAACCAAG GCCTCTGTCTCAGCCAACGCCATTTGCTCTGCATCATGCCACAAGCAGCGATGCAGACCCTAGTTCTGGCGATAGTATCAGCTTGGCCCGATCGATCAGCAAGGACAGCCTAGCATCAAACGTCATCAACATCACTCCAAAACAGCAGTCTCACTCTGTGCTAGTGAAAAGCAGTGGGAAAAGCTTGCTGAACAATGTTGAGATAGAAGATGAGGATGAAGAACTGATTGCTGTAATCCGACCAAATGCCACTCCAAGCCACGGCAGCCTTGAACTTCAGAGTGTGCCGGctagatcctctggcttggttaCTTCTGCATGGGCTCAGAAATCTCAGAATGAGGCCTCGGAGAGCAAGCCGGAGAGTTTTTTCCTTGAGCCTCTGATGCCTGCTGTACTGCGACcagcaaaggaaaaacaaataacTAACAAGGAGGATgaatgtggggaagggaaaacgcGAGGTTTTGTAGCAAAGAGACTGAACGAGGGACACACATCTTTAGTTCGTAAAAAAACAAATAGCAATCATGCAGATCACAACCTAAACAGGACTTTTAGTGTTGCTTCCAGTTCAGAATTAACAACAGTTGCTGGATCTGGAGCGGCAGATCCGTCAGTACAGTTGGAGATAGGCACAGGTCCCTTTCGGCCCCAGGCGAGCAGTAGTTTAGAGCCTCAGTCTCGAGAGCAGCCCTTTGGCGGATTCTTTCTTCACGCTGCCAAAGCAGACGAGAGTGTGGTGAGCAGTGCCAACGTTGGCTACGTGAAAAGCCCAAGCTCCCACATCACGGACACCTCGTGGACAATGGTGAGGCAAGATTCTGACTCCGACATTCTCGACATGGAGGAAGCAGAGCAAGATTTAGCGGTGGACGACCATCCGATAATTGCCAAGTATATTGGGGAAGAGGAGTCGGCCAAGCTGCAGGAAGACATGAAGGTGAAGGAGCACGAAGATAAAGATGACGCCAGCGGACGATCGAGTCCTTGCCTGAGCACCATTTCTCAGGTTAGCAGCGTGTCCATGACCAGCGGGAGTGCCAGGATGACCAACTTTGCTGAACGGAAGCTTCAGAGGCTGAACAGCTACGAGACAAAATCCAGCACGAGTAGTTCACAGAAGACCACGCCTGATGGGTCGGAATGTTGCCCGGCTCCGTTAACTACGTGGAAGCAGAAGCGGGAGCAGAGCCCGACGAGGCAGAGCAAAGATAACGTCAACCTCTTGGCTTCCGAACTGGTGCAGCTTCACATGCAGCTAGAGGAGAAACGAAGAGCGATCgagacccagaagaagaagatggagacgCTGTCGGCCAGGCAGCGACTAAAGCTGGGGAAGGCAGCGTTTTTGCATGTCGTTAAAAAGGGGAAAAGCCCTGATGCTTCGCCGTCTCTTAAGCCGGAACACTTTGCAAAAGAGTACTCGAGGCACAATGGGGAGGGCCTGGAGGGCAGTAACTCCTTGAACTCGAAATCAGCTGTATTCTTTGTGAAAGAGGACGGGACTGAAGATGTCCTTGATGACTTGCACGAGTTGCCCAAAGTGAAAGTGCAAGAAACCGTTGCTTTCGTTGAGCAGAACAATCCAAAAGAGCCCACCATGCATGAAATAGAGAAGAGCAAAATGATTTCCACTGCGCTCCTGGAAGAGAACATTGAAGTCGCTGACATCAACGAGTGTGACCTTTCGATCGAAAAATTGAACGAGACCATCAGTACCCTGCAACAAGCGATACTGAAGATTTCTCAGCAGCAAGAACTCTTAATGAAAGCACCGGTGATTCCATCGTCGAGAGGCAGCGCACAGGACCAAAAGATAAAAGCTCCCATTCATTTTGTGGAGCCCCTCTCTCCTACAGGAATGGGCAGCCTTCGTAAACCTCCTCGGCTCGGTCAGGGGCGGACTCCCCGTTCTGGGAGACCATCTGAATTGAAGGTTGCGAAGGACAGACAGCAAACTATGACACGGATTAAAACTCCCACTCCCAGTGTTGACACTTTGCCACATTTAAGGCAGTTTCCATCAGCCAGTTCACCGAAGACACCGACCGAAGCAGCCCTTGAAAATAATGTGAATCCAGGAAGCACCCCTCAAGAGAAGCTCGTCTTTGATAGTTACAGACTCGGTGATGAGAGCAGTCACCGGGGCCAGTTTGTTCTGTCTACTTGCAAAGACACCAATATCCTCTCTGAAACTATGAAAGATGTGAATAGCAACATAGAGGACTTTAACCTTTCTTTTGATGGCTCAGGGAAAGAGAACGCCCCAGCCGAGGAACCCTCGAGAAGCAAAACTAGTCTAATTGAAGTAGACTTGTCTGAATTGAAAGCCCCAGATGAAGATGTTGAAAGCCAAGACAGCTCCACAGACTTGATCAATGAAATTGACCAGAAGTCGGGAGTTGGATTTTTCTTTAAG GATGAGCAGAAAGCAGAAGATGAACTGGCAAAAAAACGTGCAGCCTTCCTCTTAAAGCAGCAGCGCAAAGCTGAAGAAACACGACTTCGAAAACTGCAGCTGGAAGTGGAGGTTGAACAAAAGCGAGATGAAACCCG TCGCAAAGCTGAAGAAGATAGAATacggaaggaggaagagaaagcccGAAGGGAGCTCATCAAACAGGAATATCTAAGAAGGAAACAGCAGCAGATCTTGGAAGAGCAGGGCCTTGGGAAGCCCAAATCCAAACCCAAGAAGGCCAGGCCAAAATCTGTCCATCGGGAGGAGTCCTATAGTGACTCAGGAACAAAGTGCTCATCTACTC ctgataATCTAAGCAGTGCTCAGTCTGGTTCCAGCCTCTCTTTGGCATCGGCAGCAACAACTGAGCCTGAAAGTGTCCATTCTGGTGGCACCCCTTCCCAGCG AGTGGAATCAATGGAATCTTTGCCCATATTGAGTCGGAATGCCAGTCGAAACATGGAGAGAGATTGGGAAAACACATCAACAGCATCTTCCATTGCTTCTGTGGCTGAATATACTG GTCCAAAACTGTTTAAAGAACCCAGCAGCAAGTCAAACAAACCGATCATCCACAATGCTATATCCCACTGCTGCCTTGCTGGAAAAGTGAACGAACCTCACAAGAACTCCATATTGGAG GAGCTTGAAAAGTGCGATGCCAACCATTACATCATTTTGTTCCGCGATGCCGGCTGCCAGTTCAGGGCACTTTATTGCTACTATCCTGACACGGAAGAAATCTACAAGCTGACAGGAACAGGGCCAAAGAGCATCACCAAGAAAATGATCGACAAGCTTTATAAATACAGCTCGGACAGAAAGCAGTTTAACCTGATTCCGGCCAAAACCATGTCGGTTAGCGTAGACGCTCTGACGATTCATAACCACTTGTGGCAACCCAAGCGACCTGCAGTGCCAAAGAAGACTCAGAATCGCAAATGA